The following coding sequences are from one Streptomyces sp. NBC_01232 window:
- a CDS encoding MBL fold metallo-hydrolase, producing the protein MFFIDTLELEGLGNRSYLAGGAHTAVAVDPPRDVDQVLAAAARRGVRISHVVETHVHNDYVSGGLDLARLTGAAYLVPAAARVSFDRTPVHDGDTFAVDDGISLRALATPGHTPHHTSYVLEERGAAVAVFTGGSLLIGTVGRPDLVEPRLTEELARAQHASAHRLAAELPDETEVLPTHGFGSFCSSAQADGDATTIGKEKAGNDALVQDVDAFVAALLAGLDDVPAYYAHMGPANAAGPAPVDLTAPPVADAADIAARLAAGEWVVDLRNRIAFARGHVAGSFNFEADGKIATYLAWLIPWGKPVTLLAESPEQLAQAQRELARVGIDRPAAAATGEPAEWISANEELRSFPRATFADLAALDPYEHRIVLDVRRDSERADGWIKDSVHIPIHQLHRRQHDLPAGVVWVHCAGGMRAGIAASLLDAAGRDVVAVDDSFDGARSAGLPMVTGPRSDS; encoded by the coding sequence GTGTTCTTCATCGACACCCTTGAACTGGAAGGGCTCGGCAACCGCAGCTACCTGGCGGGCGGTGCCCACACGGCCGTGGCGGTGGATCCGCCGCGCGACGTCGACCAGGTACTCGCCGCAGCGGCACGGCGCGGGGTGCGGATCTCCCACGTCGTGGAGACGCACGTCCACAACGACTACGTCTCCGGCGGCCTGGACCTGGCCCGCCTCACCGGCGCGGCCTACCTGGTGCCCGCCGCGGCCCGGGTGTCCTTCGACCGCACCCCCGTCCATGACGGCGACACCTTCGCCGTGGACGACGGCATCTCGCTGCGGGCCCTGGCCACCCCCGGCCACACCCCGCACCACACCTCCTACGTCCTGGAGGAGCGGGGTGCGGCCGTCGCCGTGTTCACCGGAGGTTCCCTGCTGATCGGGACGGTCGGACGGCCCGACCTGGTGGAGCCGCGACTGACCGAGGAGCTGGCCCGCGCCCAGCACGCCTCCGCGCACCGGCTGGCCGCCGAGCTTCCGGACGAGACCGAGGTCCTGCCCACCCACGGGTTCGGCAGCTTCTGCTCCTCCGCCCAGGCCGACGGGGACGCCACCACCATCGGCAAGGAGAAGGCGGGCAACGACGCCCTGGTCCAGGACGTCGACGCCTTCGTCGCCGCCCTCCTGGCCGGGCTCGACGACGTGCCCGCCTACTACGCCCACATGGGCCCGGCCAACGCCGCAGGTCCGGCTCCGGTCGACCTCACCGCACCTCCCGTGGCGGACGCCGCCGACATCGCCGCCCGCCTGGCCGCCGGGGAGTGGGTGGTCGACCTGCGCAACCGCATCGCCTTCGCCCGGGGACACGTAGCCGGATCGTTCAACTTCGAGGCCGACGGGAAGATCGCGACCTACCTCGCGTGGTTGATCCCCTGGGGCAAGCCCGTCACGCTCCTCGCGGAATCCCCCGAGCAGCTGGCGCAGGCGCAGCGGGAACTGGCCCGGGTCGGGATCGACCGCCCGGCCGCAGCCGCCACCGGAGAGCCTGCCGAGTGGATCTCCGCGAACGAAGAACTGCGGAGCTTCCCGCGGGCCACGTTCGCCGACCTCGCCGCCCTGGACCCCTACGAGCACCGGATCGTGCTGGACGTACGGCGGGACTCCGAACGCGCGGACGGCTGGATCAAGGACTCGGTGCACATCCCGATCCACCAGCTCCACCGACGCCAGCACGATTTGCCGGCCGGAGTGGTGTGGGTTCACTGCGCGGGCGGAATGCGCGCGGGGATCGCCGCCTCCCTGCTCGACGCCGCCGGACGCGACGTCGTGGCCGTCGACGATTCCTTCGACGGCGCCCGAAGCGCGGGCCTACCGATGGTCACCGGGCCCCGTTCCGACAGTTGA
- a CDS encoding Crp/Fnr family transcriptional regulator → MNTLLDEMEPEAREALLAHAHRVDIPAGTRIFKERQRADRFWIIENGTVDLDLHVPGHKAAVIGTLGSGELLGWSWMVPPYAWHLGAITTHPVRALEFDAVAVRKLCDENPAVGRCISTAVAAVIARRLDSARTRILDLFAPHHSDMPLAYAR, encoded by the coding sequence ATGAACACTCTCCTGGACGAGATGGAACCCGAAGCGCGTGAGGCCCTGCTCGCCCACGCCCACCGCGTGGACATCCCCGCCGGAACCCGCATCTTCAAGGAACGACAACGGGCCGACCGCTTCTGGATCATCGAGAACGGCACCGTCGACCTCGACCTGCACGTCCCCGGGCACAAGGCCGCCGTCATCGGCACCCTCGGTTCGGGAGAGCTCCTCGGCTGGTCCTGGATGGTCCCGCCCTACGCCTGGCACCTGGGGGCCATCACCACCCACCCTGTCCGCGCACTCGAATTCGACGCGGTGGCCGTACGGAAGCTCTGCGACGAGAACCCGGCCGTGGGCCGTTGCATATCCACCGCTGTTGCCGCAGTCATCGCCCGTCGGCTCGACTCGGCCCGCACCCGGATCCTCGACCTGTTCGCACCCCACCACAGCGACATGCCCCTCGCCTACGCCCGCTGA
- a CDS encoding ABC transporter ATP-binding protein: MDAIELIGLTKRYGAVVGVEELTLGIGPGEVFGFLGPNGAGKTTTLRCLTGLLRPTAGHVRVLGMDPLADHRRVARELGYLPGELRLYPELTGAQTLDLLCSLQGRSCTRRAELCERLGLTPAVLRRTVGGYSRGMKQKLGLVQALQHDPRLVVLDEPTEGLDPLVQETFFELMEQAAADGRTVLLSSHVLPEVQRACGRVAIVRDGRLVTVESVAALREARARRIRLTFGDGKGARPLGRAQQWAPGWEGDRVELLVPPSEVVGALRELLALGVADVIVEEAGLDEAFLDLYRNGKAEGAAP, translated from the coding sequence ATGGACGCGATCGAGCTCATAGGACTGACCAAGCGGTACGGGGCAGTGGTCGGGGTGGAGGAACTCACACTCGGCATCGGTCCGGGCGAGGTGTTCGGCTTCCTCGGGCCGAACGGGGCGGGCAAGACCACCACCCTCAGGTGCCTGACCGGCTTGCTGCGCCCGACGGCCGGGCATGTGCGGGTGCTGGGGATGGACCCGCTCGCCGATCACCGCCGGGTGGCTCGGGAACTCGGCTATCTCCCGGGTGAGCTGCGTCTGTACCCGGAGCTCACCGGGGCGCAGACCCTCGACCTCCTGTGTTCCCTCCAGGGCCGGTCCTGCACACGGCGGGCCGAGCTGTGCGAGCGGCTGGGACTGACGCCGGCGGTGCTGCGCCGCACGGTGGGCGGGTACTCGCGCGGTATGAAGCAGAAGCTCGGCCTGGTGCAGGCGCTGCAGCACGATCCCCGGCTGGTGGTGCTGGACGAGCCGACCGAGGGGCTGGACCCTCTGGTGCAGGAGACGTTCTTCGAGCTGATGGAGCAGGCGGCGGCCGACGGCCGCACCGTGCTGTTGTCCAGCCATGTCCTCCCGGAGGTGCAGCGGGCCTGCGGACGCGTGGCGATCGTCCGGGACGGGCGCCTGGTGACGGTGGAGAGCGTGGCCGCCCTGCGGGAGGCGCGTGCGCGGCGGATCCGCCTGACCTTCGGCGACGGGAAGGGGGCACGCCCTCTGGGGCGCGCGCAGCAGTGGGCGCCCGGCTGGGAAGGCGACCGGGTGGAGCTGCTCGTACCCCCGAGCGAGGTGGTGGGGGCACTGCGCGAGCTGCTGGCCCTGGGGGTGGCCGACGTCATCGTGGAGGAGGCGGGTCTGGACGAGGCGTTCCTGGACCTGTACCGCAACGGCAAGGCGGAGGGGGCGGCGCCGTGA
- a CDS encoding ABC transporter permease subunit, with protein MKTRWPLLWLALHRRRRMLMALVVGMVVFEALIVVVANTIAPGQLFSAGGKGPPSAYRAFSGSGGDVSIASYPGLLGAGLVHPFWIAMQLTAIGALAAAAVAADVESGTIELIMVRPVSRNRLLAERTAAVVIAALALNAAATLTVAAGVWLSPDIHRDVPLSGVFAAGLMGCGFALCLAGPALAVSAWGSRRAQVIGATIAIGAVGFALNFIALAWSKAAPLRFISPFHYYTPGDALAQGHVLWPQLGILVGVGVVGLILGHALLMRRDLAP; from the coding sequence GTGAAGACGCGGTGGCCCCTGCTGTGGCTGGCGCTGCACCGGCGCCGGCGGATGCTGATGGCCCTGGTGGTGGGGATGGTCGTCTTCGAGGCGCTGATCGTGGTGGTGGCGAACACGATCGCGCCGGGGCAGCTGTTCTCGGCGGGCGGGAAGGGACCTCCGTCGGCGTACCGGGCGTTCAGCGGGTCGGGCGGGGACGTGTCGATCGCGAGCTATCCGGGGCTGCTCGGGGCCGGGCTCGTGCATCCGTTCTGGATCGCCATGCAGCTGACCGCGATCGGCGCCCTGGCTGCGGCGGCGGTGGCTGCCGACGTGGAATCCGGGACGATCGAGCTGATCATGGTGCGCCCCGTGAGCCGCAACCGGCTGCTCGCCGAGCGGACGGCTGCCGTGGTGATCGCCGCCCTCGCCCTCAACGCCGCGGCGACGCTCACGGTGGCGGCAGGCGTCTGGCTGTCGCCGGACATCCACCGGGACGTGCCGCTCAGCGGTGTCTTCGCCGCCGGGCTGATGGGGTGCGGCTTCGCCCTGTGCCTGGCCGGACCGGCTCTGGCCGTGTCCGCATGGGGGAGCCGGCGCGCCCAGGTGATCGGTGCGACGATCGCGATCGGGGCGGTCGGTTTCGCGCTGAACTTCATCGCGCTGGCCTGGTCCAAGGCGGCGCCCCTGCGGTTCATCAGCCCCTTCCACTACTACACACCGGGTGACGCACTGGCGCAGGGCCACGTGCTGTGGCCGCAGTTGGGCATTCTGGTCGGGGTCGGAGTGGTGGGGCTCATCCTGGGCCACGCGTTGCTGATGAGGCGGGACCTGGCCCCGTAG
- a CDS encoding MBL fold metallo-hydrolase — translation MSETAQRPATASPRPALLRLLGAVRTVTGSKFLVESDHARILVDCGLFQGFADLRRRNWEKPGFDASDLHAVVVTHAHLDHCGYLPRLVRHGFRGPILSTAPTARLAEIVLRDSARLQMEASEHANSHGWSKHRPAKPLYDDADVENTLKFFDPVEIGSEIEIMAGTKLRLHHGGHILGSAWAHLTLEDGHTLAVSGDLGRPGHPLLLPPEPFSGADVLLMESTYGDRRHDHETARREFAAVVTRTLSRGGTVVIPSFAIDRTEVVLHELAGLRRDGTLPRSVPVYVDSPMALAALDVYRDALRSHSPELRPEILAQGEAAFSPEPFLAARTVQESIDINSTTGPAVIVSSAGMATGGRVLHHLHRLLPDPRNAVVIVGFAAAGTRARDLVDGARTLKMFGEYIPVRAEVADVPHFSAHADGDQIIDWLRAAPAPHTTYLVHGEEAAAGTLRDRIDRELGWTAVVPKPGEAVLVR, via the coding sequence GTGTCCGAGACAGCCCAACGCCCCGCCACCGCCTCGCCCAGACCCGCACTCCTGCGGTTGCTCGGTGCAGTACGCACGGTCACCGGCAGCAAGTTCCTCGTCGAGAGCGACCACGCCCGCATCCTGGTCGACTGCGGGCTCTTCCAGGGTTTCGCGGACCTGCGCCGTCGCAACTGGGAGAAGCCCGGCTTCGATGCCTCCGACCTCCACGCCGTGGTCGTCACCCATGCCCACCTGGACCACTGCGGCTATCTGCCGCGCCTGGTCCGGCACGGCTTCCGTGGTCCGATCCTGAGCACCGCCCCGACCGCACGGCTCGCCGAGATCGTGCTCCGTGACAGCGCCCGCCTCCAGATGGAGGCATCCGAGCACGCCAACAGCCACGGCTGGTCCAAGCACCGCCCCGCCAAGCCGCTCTACGACGACGCGGACGTCGAGAACACGCTGAAGTTCTTCGACCCGGTCGAGATCGGCAGCGAGATCGAAATTATGGCGGGAACGAAGCTGAGGCTGCACCACGGTGGGCACATCCTCGGCTCCGCCTGGGCCCACCTCACGCTGGAGGACGGCCACACCCTGGCCGTCAGCGGCGACCTGGGCCGCCCCGGGCACCCCCTGCTGCTGCCCCCGGAGCCGTTCTCCGGCGCCGACGTGCTCCTGATGGAGTCCACCTACGGCGACCGCCGACACGACCACGAGACGGCGCGGCGCGAGTTCGCTGCCGTGGTCACCAGAACGCTGTCGCGCGGCGGAACCGTGGTCATCCCGTCGTTCGCGATCGACCGGACCGAGGTGGTCCTGCACGAGCTGGCCGGGCTGCGCCGCGACGGCACCTTGCCCCGGAGCGTACCCGTGTACGTCGACAGTCCCATGGCCCTGGCCGCCCTGGACGTCTACCGGGACGCCCTGCGCTCCCACTCTCCCGAGCTGCGGCCCGAGATCCTGGCCCAGGGCGAGGCGGCGTTCAGCCCGGAGCCGTTCCTGGCCGCCCGTACCGTCCAGGAGTCGATCGACATCAACAGCACCACCGGGCCGGCAGTCATCGTCTCCTCCGCCGGAATGGCCACCGGCGGCCGGGTCCTGCACCACCTCCACCGACTCCTGCCCGACCCCCGCAACGCCGTCGTCATCGTCGGCTTCGCCGCCGCCGGAACGCGGGCGCGTGACCTCGTCGACGGCGCCCGCACCCTGAAGATGTTCGGCGAGTACATCCCCGTACGTGCCGAGGTGGCCGACGTACCCCACTTCTCCGCCCACGCCGACGGCGACCAGATCATCGACTGGCTGCGCGCCGCCCCCGCCCCGCACACCACCTACCTCGTCCACGGCGAGGAGGCCGCGGCCGGGACTCTCCGGGACCGCATCGACCGCGAGCTGGGCTGGACGGCCGTCGTACCCAAGCCCGGGGAGGCCGTCCTGGTCCGCTGA
- a CDS encoding metal-sensitive transcriptional regulator, whose translation MKVDDDAVSSVLNRLRRAQGQLAGVIAMIEAGRDCKDVVTQLAAVSKALDRAGFKIVASGMRQCMNNADESQAPMTEEELEKLFLTLA comes from the coding sequence GTGAAGGTCGACGACGACGCGGTCAGCTCAGTCCTCAACCGACTGCGCCGCGCCCAGGGGCAGCTCGCCGGTGTCATCGCCATGATCGAAGCCGGGCGGGACTGCAAGGACGTCGTCACCCAGCTCGCCGCCGTCTCCAAGGCACTCGACCGCGCCGGATTCAAAATCGTCGCCAGCGGCATGCGCCAGTGCATGAACAACGCCGATGAGAGCCAGGCGCCCATGACCGAGGAAGAACTGGAAAAGCTCTTCCTCACCCTGGCCTGA
- a CDS encoding sulfite exporter TauE/SafE family protein translates to MSTLVLALVAGAVVGLALGALGGGGSVLAVPALIYLLGFTPAAATTASLIIVTATSATALYTHATSGNVRWRTGALFAAAGIPPAMAAAALAARLPGQLLTAAFAAVAGLAALRMLTSPVPEDEVRPVRPARAAGAGASLGAVTGFLGVGGGFLAVPALVGVLGLRMRAAIGTSLLVITVNSLAALTVRTGGASPLDWAVVAPFTGAAILAAWDGKHLSAAIKGPALQRIFAVVLLSVAAFMLTDAIR, encoded by the coding sequence GTGAGCACGCTCGTCCTCGCCCTGGTCGCAGGAGCCGTCGTCGGCCTGGCACTCGGCGCCCTGGGGGGCGGCGGCAGCGTACTCGCGGTCCCCGCACTGATCTACCTGCTCGGCTTCACCCCTGCAGCCGCCACCACCGCGTCGCTGATCATCGTCACCGCCACGTCCGCCACCGCCCTCTACACCCACGCCACCTCCGGCAACGTCCGCTGGAGAACCGGCGCCCTCTTCGCGGCCGCCGGCATCCCTCCCGCCATGGCGGCAGCCGCCCTCGCCGCACGACTGCCCGGACAGCTGCTCACGGCCGCGTTCGCAGCCGTCGCGGGTCTCGCGGCCCTGCGCATGCTCACGTCCCCCGTACCCGAGGACGAGGTCCGCCCGGTCCGCCCGGCCCGGGCCGCCGGAGCCGGCGCGAGCCTGGGTGCGGTCACCGGATTCCTGGGCGTCGGCGGCGGATTCCTCGCCGTCCCCGCCCTGGTCGGAGTGCTGGGTCTGAGGATGCGGGCGGCCATCGGGACGAGCCTGCTCGTCATCACCGTCAACTCGCTCGCCGCACTCACCGTCCGTACCGGCGGGGCCAGTCCTCTGGACTGGGCAGTCGTCGCGCCCTTCACCGGGGCGGCGATCCTCGCCGCCTGGGACGGAAAGCACCTGTCCGCCGCGATCAAGGGCCCAGCCCTTCAACGCATCTTCGCTGTCGTGCTGCTGTCCGTCGCGGCCTTCATGCTCACCGACGCGATCCGCTGA
- a CDS encoding rhodanese-like domain-containing protein produces the protein MFSLRRGPARVTPADAHQRARDEGAVLLDVRERAEWTAGHAPGAVHAPLSALQAGAGLPPAAQGRPLVVICRSGHRSQRAARILTERGAEAVDVKGGMNAWAAAGLPVVDGRGSSGSIA, from the coding sequence ATGTTCTCCCTCCGCCGCGGCCCCGCCCGCGTGACTCCAGCCGATGCCCATCAGCGCGCCCGAGACGAGGGTGCCGTCCTGCTCGACGTGCGCGAGCGGGCGGAATGGACAGCCGGGCACGCACCCGGCGCCGTGCACGCCCCGCTCTCCGCCCTGCAGGCCGGCGCCGGCCTGCCTCCGGCTGCCCAGGGACGGCCGCTGGTGGTGATCTGCCGCTCCGGGCACCGGTCCCAGCGAGCCGCGAGAATCCTGACCGAACGCGGAGCCGAGGCCGTCGACGTCAAGGGCGGCATGAACGCCTGGGCCGCGGCGGGGCTCCCGGTCGTCGACGGCCGCGGAAGCAGCGGCTCGATAGCGTGA
- a CDS encoding HAD family hydrolase — protein sequence MSPLRAVVLDTDGVLLDSTALHAAAWKSAFDGCLDTWAAVPGHAAQPPFDTEREYRELVDGKPRLDGALAFLTARGIELPPGDAADPPGCGTAWAVAARKERAFTEALQAGAVEAFSEVRPALEALRAQGMRCAVVSASRHARPLLESAAITPLVDVLVDGTDAERLTLAGKPDPALFLEALRRLHLDPADAAMVEDALAGVEAGRRGHFGLVIGLDRSGGTSAAANLRDRGADVVLPDLTAVVDTVAGARP from the coding sequence GTGAGCCCGCTGCGCGCCGTCGTCCTCGACACCGACGGGGTCCTCCTCGACTCCACCGCGCTCCATGCAGCTGCGTGGAAGTCCGCCTTCGACGGCTGCCTCGACACATGGGCGGCCGTCCCCGGCCACGCAGCTCAGCCGCCCTTCGACACCGAGCGGGAGTACCGGGAACTGGTGGACGGGAAACCCCGTCTCGACGGCGCTCTCGCCTTCCTGACCGCGCGCGGCATCGAGCTCCCGCCGGGCGACGCCGCGGATCCGCCGGGGTGCGGTACGGCGTGGGCGGTCGCCGCCCGGAAGGAGCGCGCGTTCACGGAAGCGCTCCAGGCCGGAGCCGTCGAGGCGTTCTCGGAAGTCCGGCCCGCACTCGAAGCGCTGCGTGCCCAGGGGATGCGGTGCGCCGTGGTCTCCGCATCCAGACATGCCCGCCCGTTGCTGGAGTCCGCCGCGATCACCCCCCTCGTCGACGTGCTCGTGGACGGCACGGATGCCGAGCGGCTGACCCTGGCGGGCAAGCCGGACCCCGCCCTGTTCCTGGAAGCGCTACGCCGGCTGCACCTGGACCCGGCCGACGCGGCGATGGTCGAAGACGCTCTGGCCGGGGTGGAGGCGGGCCGACGCGGTCACTTCGGCCTGGTGATCGGCCTCGACCGGTCCGGCGGCACGTCCGCCGCAGCGAACCTGCGGGATCGCGGCGCGGATGTCGTCCTCCCTGACCTCACGGCCGTCGTCGACACCGTTGCCGGAGCGCGGCCGTGA
- a CDS encoding helix-turn-helix domain-containing protein yields MSRTQHRQGAAEAPTGRTDLGRRIAMRREELGLTRDQLGERCGADGAYITYLEEHAAAPEIGSLLRLADALGTTAAELSGATTENPPGRGTAVRDAELVELSDGECRRLLSTHGVGRIAVFTPDGPAIFPVNYVVAGRDIAFRTSGDAVLARAAGTEVAFEVDRIDDVTRLGWSVMAVGEAEGVTDAEELGRLDAVSYSLPWAGGPRTHWMKVTAIRITGRRVIRQ; encoded by the coding sequence ATGAGCAGAACCCAGCACAGGCAGGGCGCCGCGGAGGCGCCGACCGGACGCACGGACCTCGGACGGCGGATCGCCATGCGCCGTGAGGAACTCGGCCTCACCCGGGACCAACTGGGTGAGCGCTGCGGGGCTGACGGCGCGTACATCACCTACCTGGAGGAACACGCGGCAGCGCCGGAGATCGGCTCCCTCCTGCGGCTCGCCGACGCGCTGGGGACGACCGCCGCGGAACTCTCCGGCGCGACGACGGAAAACCCACCCGGCAGAGGAACGGCCGTCCGGGACGCCGAGCTGGTCGAGTTGTCCGACGGCGAGTGCCGGCGGCTGCTTTCCACGCACGGCGTCGGCAGGATCGCCGTCTTCACCCCGGACGGTCCGGCGATCTTCCCGGTCAATTACGTAGTGGCGGGCCGCGACATCGCCTTCAGGACCTCGGGTGACGCGGTGCTCGCGCGGGCCGCCGGGACGGAAGTGGCCTTCGAGGTCGACCGCATCGACGACGTCACGCGCCTGGGCTGGAGCGTCATGGCCGTGGGTGAGGCAGAAGGCGTCACCGATGCGGAGGAACTCGGCCGGCTCGATGCCGTCTCGTACTCGCTGCCCTGGGCCGGCGGTCCGCGGACCCACTGGATGAAGGTCACTGCGATCCGGATCACCGGGCGCCGGGTGATCCGGCAGTGA
- a CDS encoding rhodanese-like domain-containing protein — translation MSTPHALSSDQALTRLHELTVLDVRTPGEYATGHLPGALNIPLDQISRVLPAIHHAADRGDILVVCASGARSDSACKTLAEHGIDTATLAGGTGAWAAAGHDLHRPEQGSRTTWGMERQVRLTAGALVLAGLGLGLLHPAFQLVSAAVAGGLAFSALTNSCGMAAVLARLPHNRPRHGDIDATLAALLDHRPRR, via the coding sequence ATGAGCACCCCCCACGCCCTCAGCTCCGACCAGGCCCTCACCCGCCTGCACGAGCTCACCGTCCTCGACGTCCGCACACCCGGCGAATACGCCACAGGTCACCTGCCCGGTGCCCTGAACATCCCCCTCGATCAGATCTCACGTGTCCTCCCCGCCATCCACCACGCCGCCGACCGCGGCGACATCCTGGTGGTCTGCGCCTCCGGAGCCCGCTCCGACAGCGCATGCAAGACGCTCGCCGAGCACGGCATCGACACCGCCACCCTCGCCGGGGGCACCGGCGCCTGGGCCGCCGCGGGCCATGACCTCCACCGCCCCGAGCAAGGCTCGCGCACTACGTGGGGCATGGAACGCCAGGTCCGCCTGACCGCCGGCGCTCTCGTCCTCGCGGGGCTCGGGCTCGGCCTGCTCCACCCCGCCTTCCAGCTCGTCTCCGCCGCCGTCGCCGGCGGACTGGCCTTCTCCGCGCTCACCAACAGCTGCGGCATGGCTGCCGTCCTTGCCAGACTCCCCCACAACCGTCCGCGGCATGGCGACATCGATGCCACACTGGCAGCCCTCCTCGATCACCGACCGCGGAGGTAA
- a CDS encoding CBS domain-containing protein: MTSTPYTVNDVMTKTVVTVTPAAEFKEIATAMERWQVTAVPVIEGEGHVIGVVSEADLLTKEEFHEHGPSLIEQMRRLGDTAKAGSVRAEQLMTSPAVTIRPDATLPHAARLMADRHIKRLPVVDADGTLLGVVSRADLLKVFLRSDDDLAAEVRREVVERLFPLSRRDITVDVTHGVVTLRGRTRDPHLIPVATRLARAVEGVVGVHSRLEGPVSP, from the coding sequence ATGACCTCCACCCCGTACACCGTCAACGACGTCATGACGAAGACCGTCGTCACCGTCACGCCCGCCGCCGAATTCAAGGAGATCGCGACCGCGATGGAGCGCTGGCAGGTCACCGCGGTCCCGGTCATCGAAGGCGAAGGCCATGTCATCGGCGTCGTCTCCGAAGCCGACCTCCTCACCAAGGAGGAGTTCCACGAACACGGACCGAGCCTCATCGAGCAGATGCGCCGCCTCGGCGACACCGCGAAGGCCGGATCGGTCCGCGCCGAGCAGCTGATGACGAGCCCGGCCGTCACCATCCGCCCCGACGCCACGCTCCCCCATGCCGCCCGGCTGATGGCCGACCGCCACATCAAGCGTCTCCCGGTCGTGGATGCCGACGGCACTCTCCTCGGCGTCGTCAGCCGCGCCGACCTCCTGAAGGTCTTCCTCCGCTCCGACGACGACCTGGCCGCCGAAGTCCGCCGCGAGGTCGTCGAGCGCCTCTTCCCGCTCTCTCGCCGTGACATCACGGTCGACGTGACGCACGGCGTCGTCACCCTGAGAGGAAGGACCCGCGACCCCCACCTCATCCCCGTGGCCACGCGCCTCGCCCGGGCTGTTGAAGGCGTGGTCGGTGTGCACTCCCGACTCGAAGGCCCCGTATCCCCCTGA